The Nocardioides ochotonae genome segment CGTGAGGTCGAGGGACTCGAAGAGCACGCGATGGCCGTGGCCGCCGGCCAGGCCCTTCGCGACGAGGGTGGCAGTCACGCCGTGGATCGTAGTCGTCGCCATGCCGCCTCCCGCGACCGAGGCCGCGCACAACCACTGGCGCCGACTCGCGCACCCATTGGCCTCGACTCGCGCGACCATTGGGGCCGACTCGGCGGGCGGGACGAGCGGCAGTGGCTAGCATCAGCCGCATGCCCCCCAGTGCCTCCGAGACCGACGGCCGTCGGTCCGCCGCAGCAGTCCGGCGCCGCAAGCGCGAGGCCGAGATCATCGCCGCCACCCGCGCACTCTTCGACCAGCGCGGCGTGCGCGACGCCCAGATCGACGACATCGCCAAGGCGGTCGGCATCAACCGGGCGATCGTCTATCGCCACTTCACCGGCAAGGAGGAGCTCTTCGCGCTCACCCTGGTCGGCTACCTCGAGGAGCTGCGCGACGCCCTCGAGGCCGCCAGCAGCACCGACGCGGCCCCCGCCGTACGCCTCGAGGCGATCGTCACCGCCTTCGTGGAGTACGGCGTGGCCCACCCCGCGTTCGTCGACTGCGCCCAGGCGCTGATGCGCCGCTCGGGCCCCGAGCTGCTCGACGAGATCTCCGAGGGCGCGCTGTTCCGGCTCGGGCGGGCGATCTCCTCGTGCCTGGTGATCCTCAGCGGAGTGCTGGAGGACGGCGTGGCGGCCGGTGACTTCCACGTGCAGGACCCGCACCTGCTCGCGAACACGCTCTACGCCAGCGGCCTCGGCGCGCTCCAGCTCGCCCGGGTCGGGATCCTGGTCAAGGAGGCCGCGCCCGGCATCCCGACGCTGGGCGAGATCTCCGCCGACCAGGTGCGGGACTACCTGGTCACCTCGGCGCTCGCGCTGGCCGCACACCGCTCCTGAGCCGACGTCGCACGGCCTGCGCGACTCCTCAGGGGCGCTCGAGGATCGCGGTCACGCCCTGGCCGCCCGCGGCGCACACCGAGATCACGCCGCGCCCCGAGCCCTTCTCGGCGAGCAGCTTGGCGAGCACCGTGAGGATCCGGCCGCCCGTGGCCGCGAACGGGTGCCCCGCGGCCAGCGACGAGCCGGTCACGTTGAGCCGGCTGCGGTCGATTCCGCCCAGCGGTGCGTCGAGGCCGAGCCGCTCACGGCAGAAGATCGGGTCCTCCCAGGCCTTGAGCGTCGCCAGCACCTGCGAGGCGAACGCCTCGTGGATCTCGTAGAAGTCGAAGTCCTGGAGCTTCATCCCCTGGCGGGCCAGCATCCGCGGCATCGCGTAGGCCGGGGCCATCAGCAGCCCCTCGTGGCCGTGCACGTAGTCGACCGCCGCGGTCTCGTAGTCGGTGAGGTAGGCCAGCACCGGCAGCCCACGCGCCGCCGCCCACTCCTCGGAGGCGAGCAGCACCACCGAGGCGCCGTCGGTCAGCGGCGTGGAGTTGCCGGCCGTCATGGTCGCCGCCGAGCCACGGCCGAAGACCGGCTTGAGGCGGGCCAGCTTCTCCGGCGTGGAGTCCGGGCGGAGGTTCTGGTCGCGCTCCAGTCCGTGGAACGGCGTGATCTGGTCATCGAGGAACCCCCGGTCGTACGCCGCGGCGAGGTGCTGGTGGGAGGCGGCCGCGAGCTCGTCCTGCTCCTCGCGGCCGATCTTCCACTCGACCGCGGTCAGCGCCGCGTGCTCCCCCATGGACAGGCGGGTGCGCGGCTCGCCGTTCTGCGGGATTGCCGGGACGATGTCACCCGGGCGGAGCTTGGCCAGGGCGGCGAGGCGACCCTTCACGTCCTTGGACCGGTTGACCTCGAGCAGCACCTTGCGCAGCCCCTCCCCCACCGCGATCGGGGCGTCGGAGGTGGTGTCGGTGCCGCCGGCGATGCCGACGTCGATCTGGCCGAGCGCGATCTTGTTCGCGACCTGGATCGCCGCCTGCAGGCCGGTGCCGCACGCCTGCTGGATGTCGGTCGCCGGCGTCTCCGGCGCCAGCCGCGAGCCGAGCACCGACTCACGGGCCAGGTTGAAGTCGCGGGCGTGCTTGAGCACCGCTCCCGCGACCACCTCGCCGACCCGCTCCCCCTCCAGGCCGAAGCGCTCGACCAGGCCGTCGATCGCGGCGGTGAGCATCTCCTGGTTGGAGACGTCGGCGTACGCCGAGTGCGAGCGGGCGAACGGGATGCGGTTGCCGCCGACGATGGCGACACGGCGGACGGTGGTGGCGGGTTGGAGGCCGGTCATGCTCCCCAGTCTTGCCGGTGGGGTGGGTACTGATAAACCCCGTGAGGGCCACATCACGAAATCTGGACATTGAGTTACACCACTAGTTGCATGGAGTCCCATGAGCGATCGCTACCAGGAGTTCGCCTCCTCCCCCGTCGGCAAGCTCCTCGTCAAGAACCTCGGCCTGCCGCGTCCGACCCGCCTGCGGCGCCACCGCGAGGGCGAACCGCTGGTCGCGGGCACCGTGCTGGTCGGCGGGCGCGGGCGCCTGGCCGACGCGCTGCCGGGGACGCTCGGCGACCTCGGCATCGAGGCGGTCACCGAGCCGCCGGCCGACGCTCGGATCAAGGGCCTGGTCTTCGACGCGACCGGGCTCACCACCTCCGAGCAGCTCGGCGCGCTCCGCGACTTCTTCACCCCGCGGCTGCGCAGCCTGGAGACCAACCCGCGCGTCGTCGTGCTCGGCACCCCACCGGAGCAGGTCACCGGCGCCGAGCGGGTCGCCCAGCGCGCCCTGGAGGGATTCACCCGCAGCCTCGGCAAGGAGATCGGCCAGGGCGGCACGGTGCAGCTGGTGTACGTCGCGCCGGGCGCCGAGCAGTCCGTGGGTTCGACGCTGGGTTCGACGCTGGGTTCGACGCTGGGCTTCCTGCTCTCGCCCAAGGCGGCGTACGTCTCCGGGCAGGTGGTGCGGCTCGGCACCCACGGCAACGCTACGGGCGCGGCCGTGGCCGCCCCCGACCGTCCGCTCGCGGGCAAGGTCGCGCTCGTCACCGGCGCGAGCCGCGGCATCGGCGAGGCGATCGCCCGGGCGCTGCACCGCGACGGCGCCCGCGTCGTCGGGCTCGACGTGCCGCAGGCGGCCAGCGAGCTCCAGGGCGTGATGGCGGAGCTCGACGGCGACTGGCTGGTCCTCGACATCACCGCCGCGGACGCGCCGCAGCGCATCGCCCACCACCTGCGCGAGCAGCACGGCGGCGTCGACGTGGTCGTCCACAACGCCGGGATCACCCGCGACAAGCGGCTCGCCAACATGGGCGAGGACCGCTGGGACTCCGTCATCGCCGTCAACCTCACCGCCCCCGAGCGGATCACCCGCGAGCTGCTCGACCAGGGCGTGGTGAACGCCGGCGGCTCGATCATCGGCGTCGCCTCGATCGCCGGGATCGCCGGCAACGTGGGTCAGACCAACTACGCGACCTCCAAGGCCGGCGTGATCGGGCTGGTGGACTCCCTCGCCGACGAGCTCACCGACGCCATCACGATCAACGCGGTGGCGCCCGGGTTCATCGTCACCCAGATGACCGCGGCGGTGCCGTTCGCGACCCGGGAGGTGGGCCAGCGCCTCAACGCGATGGCGCAGGGCGGCCTCCCGGTCGACGTCGCGGAGACCATCGCGTGGTTCGCCCACCCCGGCTCGCGCGCCGTGAACGGCAACGTCGTGCGGGTCTGCGGCCAGATGATGCTGGGCGCCTGAGCGTGGGGGTCGCGACGCTGGTGCGGGCGGCGCTCCCGTCGGTGCCGGGCATCGGGTCCCTGCCGGGCGTGCGCAAGGCGCCGCTCAACGGGTTCACCGGGCTGCGCCGCACCCGCGAGGGCGTGGTGGTGGAGCGCGCGCACGTCGACGCGTACGCCGCGGTGTGCGGCTTCCCGCGCAAGGACGCGGTGCCGCTGCCCTACCCGCACCTGCTCGGCTTCGACCTCCAGCTGGCGATCCTCGCCGACCGGGCCTTCCCGGCACCCGCGATCGGCACGGTGCACATCGACAACTCGGTGCGGGCGCGGCGCGCGATCCGGGTGGGCGAGCGCCTGGACGTCGAGGTCTCCGTCGGCGCGGCGCTGCCGCACCGCAAGGGCGCGGCCTTCGCCTTCACCACGACCGTGCGCGACGCGGACGGCGCGGTGGCGTGGGAGGAGGTCTCGACCTACCTCGCCCGCGGCCGGCCGCTGCCCGGGGATCCCGCGCCCGACACGGCGTACCCGGAGGTGGCGGTGGGGCCGCTCACCTGGGCGCTGCCGGGCGACCTCGGACGCCGGTACGCCGCGGTCTCCGGTGACCGCAACCCGATCCACCTCCACCCCTTCAGCGCCCGCGCCCTCGGCTTCCCCCGCCAGATCGCGCACGGCATGTGGACGATGGCCCGCTGCGTGGCCGCCCTGGAGAACCGGCTGCCCGCCGCCGCCCGCGTCGACGTCTCCTTCCGCCGCCCGGTGCTCCTGCCCGCCACGGTCGCCCTCGGCACCCGGCGTACCGACGACGGCTGGGCGTTCGCCCTCACCTCCCCCGACGGCGCGTCGACGCACCTGGCCGGCGCCGCCTCCCCGCTGTGACACGGGTGAGAAGGACAACACCCGCGCATGGGCCGGTCGCTTCCGGGGCAGTCACTTCTCGTGAGCACCTCTACCTCCCCCGTGGCGCAGGACAGCCTGCGCCAGCGCCGCTACCCCCGCAGCCAGTTCCTCGCCTACCAGGAGAAGATCGTGAACGCCTCGGATGACGCCCTGCAGAGCCGGCCGTCCTCCCCCAAGCCCGGCCTGCGCCGGGACCCGAACGAGGAGCTGACCTTCGCCGCCTGGCTGCGCGAGACCGGGCAGGTCCCCGGCCGCAGCTGAGCCCCACTCCACCGACGCCCCCGATGCTCCTGAGGAGCACGGGGGCGTCGCCGTTGGCGCCGACTCGCGCCACCGCCAGCGCCGACCCGGCGCAGCCGGGGCTCAGTCGCGGGGGCGCACCGGGCGGATCAGGCCCTCCTGGGCGCAGGTGGCGACCAGGCGGCCGTCCTCGGTGAAGATCCGCCCCAGCGAGAGCCCGCGGGCTCCCTGGGCGGCCGGCGACACCTGGTCGTAGAGCCACCACTCGTCGGCGCGGAAGGGCCGGTGGAACCAGATCGTGTGGTCGAGCGAGGCCATCTGCACGTCGGCCGGCGTGACCGGGTGCGCGGCCATGCTGGCGCCGAGCAGCGTGATGTCGCTGGCGTAGGTGAAGGCCGCGAGGTGGATCGTCGCGTCGTCCGGGAGCCCGTCGTGCACCCGCGCCCACATCTGGGCGCGCGAGGGGTGGTCCGGGTCGGGCGCGAGGCCGGCGGAGGAGTTGCCGAGGTAGCGGGCGTCGATCGAGGCCCACTCGCGCGCGAGCGCGTCGGCCTCGGGGTTGCCGCCGCGCCGCATCACCGCACCGAGGTCGAACCCGGCGTCCGGGCCCGGCACCTCCGGCATCACGTCGTGGTGCTCGAAGCCGTCCTCGACGACCTGGAAGTCCAGGGTCTGGTAGTAGATCGGGCGCCCGTGCTGGCGCGCCACGACCCGGCGGGTCTGGAAGGAGCGCCCCTCGCGGATGCGCTCGACGTCGTACACGATCGGCACCGCGTAGTCGCCGCCGCGCAGGAAGTAGGAGTGCAGCGAGTGCACGGCGTACGACGGGTCGACGGTGCGGGTCGCGGCGATGAGCGCCTGGGCGGCGACCTGGCCGCCGTACACCCGGGCCCGCCCGGAGTCGGGCTGGCGGCCGCGGAACAGGTCGGGGTCGAGCTGCTCGAGGTCGAGCAGGCGCACCAGCTCGGCCACCGCGTCGGCGGTCGGGATGCTCATCACTTCTCCTTCGAGCGGGCCGGGCGCATCAGGAACTCCTGCGCCACCGTGGCGGCCAGCTGGCCGTCCTGGGTGAAGACGTTGGCGGTCACCAGTCCGCGCCCGCCGCCGGCCGAGGGCGAGACCTGGTCGTAGAGCCACCACTCGTCGGCCCGGAAGGGCCGGTGGAACCAGATCGCGTGGTCCAGCGAGGCCAGCTGCACGCGGGGGTCGCCCATGTGCAGGCCGTGCGGGGCCAGCGCCGCGCCCATCACCGTCATGTCGCTGAGGTAGGTGAACGCCGCGAGGTGCAGGAAGGGGTCCTCGGGCAGGCGCTCGGAGGTGCGCAGCCACGACCGCTGGCGCCCGGGACGTGCCGGGTCCGCGGGCAGCCCGGCGGCGGAGGTGCCGACCAGCCGGATGTCGGCGACCGCCCACTCGGCGTCGGCCTCGGCGTGCGCCGGACCGCGGTCACGCGCGGGGAGCTCGTCGGGCGCCGGCACCTGCGGCATCCGGTCCTGGTGGGTGAGGCCGTCCTCGGGGCGCTGGAAGCTGGCGGTCAGCGCGAAGATCGGACGTCCGTGCTGGCGGGCCAGCACCCGGCGGGTGAGGAACGAGCGCCCGTCGCGCAGGGTGTCGACGTCGTAGAGGATCGGCGCGCGCGCGTCGCCGGGCTGGAGGAAGTAGGAGTGCAGCGAGTGCACGACGAACTCCGGGTCGACCGTGCGGGCGCCGGCGACCAGCGCCTGCGCCGCGACCTGCCCGCCGAAGACCCGCTGCAGCGACATGTCGGCGACCGCGCCGCGGAAGAGGTTGTCGTCGATCGTCTCGAGGTCGAGCAGCCCGAGCAGCTCGTGAATGTCCTTGGCCATCAGCCCTGCTTGTCGTCGCGGTGGTCGTCGTCGTCGAGGCCGGCCAGGAACTGCTCGAACTGGCGTCCGATCTCCTCGCCGGTCGGCAGCGCCTGGTCCTCGGCCAGCAGGCTGCTGCCGGACTCCTCGGCGCGGGCGAAGGAGTCGTACTGCCGCTCCAGTGCCGCGACGACGTCGGCGACCTCGGCGTTGGCGGCGAGGTAGGTCTCGATCTCGGCCTCGCGGTCCTCGGCCTCGGCGCGCAGCCCGGACAGGTCGATGGTGAGCCTCCCGGCGCGCTCGACCTGCTCGAGCAGGACGGCGGCGGCCTTGGGGTACTCCAGCTGACCGAGGTAGTGCGGGATGTGGGCGACGAAGCCCAGCGCGGGGTGTCCCCACTCGCCGAGGCGGATCTCGAGCAGCGCCTGGGCGCTGCTGGGCACCCGCAGCTCGCCGCTCCACGGGCTGCGGCCGCTGACCAGCGCCGGGTCGTTGGCGTGCGGGGTCAGCGCGATCGGGCGGGTGTGCGGGACCGCCATCGGCACCGAGGCGATCTGCACGGTGCGGGTCACCCCGAACCGTTCGATGACCGAGCGCACGGCGCGCGCGAATCCCTCCCAGCGGACGTCGGGCTCCGAGCCGTGCAGCAGCAGGTACGGCGTACCGCCGGCGTCGCGGAGCAGGCGCACCACCAGTCGCGGGGCGTCGTAGGCCTCGTAGTGGTCCTGGGCGAAGGTCACCGCGGGGCGACGGGCCCGGTAGTCGTGGAGCAGGTCGACGTCGAACGTCGCCACGACCGAGCCGCCGTCGCAGAGATCAGCGAGGTGCTGCGCGGCGCGCCCGGAGGCCTTGCCGGCGTCGAGGAAGCCGTCGAGCACGACGACCATGGTCAGGTCGCTCTCGGCACGCCCGTCGAGCTCGGGTACGTCGTCCACGATGTGCACGAGCCTGGTTTCGGTCACGGGCCCACGATAGGCCCCCGGGCGCCGCGGGCCCGGCAGCGTCGACCTGCCGGACACGCGTGAGGACGCCCACACCCACCCCGCCGGTCCGAGGTTGTTACCCGCGGGTAATCTGACCTTCCCAGCCACCAGCAGACCAGGAGAACAGGTGCCCCGACAGCTGCGAGAGGTCGTCTTCGTCGACGGCGTGCGCACTCCCTTCGGCAAGGCCAAGGGTCAGTACGCCGAGACGCGCGCCGACGACCTCGTCATCAAGTGCATCCGCGAGCTCATGCGCCGCAACCCCTCGCTGCCCCCGGAGCGGGTCGACGAGGTCGCCGTGGCCGCCACCACCCAGATCGGCGACCAGGGCCTGACCATCGGGCGCACCGCCGCGCTGCTCGCCGGGCTCCCGCAGAGCGTGCCGGGCTACGCGATCGACCGCATGTGCGCCGGCGCGATGACCGCCGTGACCACCACCGCCTCCGGCATCGCGTTCGGCTCCTACGACGTCGCCATCGCCGGCGGCGTCGAGCACATGGGCCGCCACCCGATGGGCGAGGGCGTGGACCCCAACCCGCGGATCGTCTCCGAGAAGCTGGTCGACCCCGACGCCCTGGTGATGGGCAAGACCGCGGAGAACCTGCACGACCGGTTCCCCACCATCACCAAGGAGCGCGTGGACGCCTACGCCGTGCGCTCGCAGCAGAAGACCGCGGCCGCCTACGAGGCCGGCAAGATCCAGCCCGACCTGGTCCCGGTCGCCACCCGCTCCGCCGAGCAGGGCTGGGGCCTGGCCACGACCGACGAGCCGATGCGCCCCGGCACCACCGTCGAGTCGCTCGCCGCCCTCAAGACCCCGTTCCGTGCCCACGGCCGGGTGACCGCGGGCAACGCCGCCGGCATCAACGACGGCGCCACCGCCGCGCTGCTCGCCGAGGAGGAGACCGCGCGCGAGCTCGGTCTGCCGATCCGCATGCGCCTGGTGTCGTACTCCTTCGTCGGCGTCGAGCCCGAGGTCATGGGCGCCGGCCCGATCCCGGCGACCGAGAAGGCGCTCAAGCAGGCCGGTCTCACCATCGACGACATCGGCGCCTTCGAGGTCAACGAGGCGTTCGCCGTCCAGGTGATCGCCTTCCTCGAGCACTTCGGCATCGCCGACGACGACGCGCGCGTCAACCCGTACGGCGGCGCGATCGCGATGGGTCACCCGCTGGCGTCCTCGGGCGTGCGCCTGATGACCCAGCTGGCGCGCCAGTTCGAGGAGCACCCCGAGGTCCGCTACGGCCTGACCACCATGTGCATCGGCATCGGCATGGGCGGCACCGTGATCTGGGAGAACCCGCACTACACCGGAGAGGCGGCCTGACGTGTCGACCACTGACATCTCGTCCCTGCTGGCCCGCGCGCAGGAGATCTCCTCCGACGCCGAGCGGGTCACCCGCGCCCACCTGCGCAAGGTCACGCTGCCGGCCGCGCCCGGCACCGAGGCGCCCGTCCTGGGCCTGATCACCCTCGACAACGGCGAGGACCACACCAAGCCGAACACCTTCGGCCCGCGTTCGCTGCTCGAGCTCAACACCGCGATCGACGCCGCCCTGGCCGACCCGGAGATCACCGCGCTCGGCGTGACCGGCAAGCCGTTCATCCTCGCGGCCGGCGCCGACCTCACCTCGATCGCCGGCGGCGGCCCCGACGCCGTACGGATCGTCGCCGAGCTCGGCCACGCGGTGTTCCGCAAGCTCGGCGACGGCGGCAAGCCGTCGTTCGGCTTCATCAACGGCCTCGCGCTCGGCGGCGGCCTCGAGGTCGCCCTGCACTGCGACTACCGCACGGTCATGGACAGCGCCCCGGCGCTGGGCCTGCCCGAGGTCATGCTCGGCCTGGTGCCCGGCTGGGGCGGCGCCTACTTGGTGCCGAACCTCGTCGGCGCCGAGAACGCCGTCAAGCTGATCATCGAGAACCCGCTCAACAACGGCCGCACCGTCTCCGGCAAGGCCGGCTTCAAGCTCGGCCTGGCCGACGCCTGCTTCTCGGGCGCCGACTTCCTCGAGCAGTCGCTGCTGTGGGCGGCCTCCGTGCTCCGCGGCGAGGTCACCGTCGAGCGGCCCGAGGTCGACCGCGGTGCCGCGTGGGACGACGCGGTCGCCCGCGGCCGTGCCATCGCCGAGGCCCGCACCGGCGGCGCCTCCCCGGCCGCTGCCCTGGCCCTGGACCTGATCGCGGCGGCGAAGGACCGCACCCGCGACGAGGGCTTCGCGGCCGAGGACGAGGCGCTGGAGGCGATGTCGCGCACCCCCGAGCTGCTCGCCTCGCTCTACGCCTTCGACCTGGTGCAGAAGCGGGCCAAGCGCCCCGCCGGCGCCCCGGACCGCAAGCTCGCCCGCCCGGTCACCAAGGTCGGCATCGTCGGTGCCGGCCTGATGGCCAGCCAGCTGGCGATGCTCTTCGTACGCCGCCTCGAGGTCCCGGTCGTGCTCAACGACCTCGACCAGGAGCGCGTCGACAAGGGCGTGGCCTACGTGCACGCCGAGATCGACAAGCTGCTCGCCAAGGGCCGCATCGGCCAGGACAAGGCCAACCGCCACAAGGCGCTGGTCTCCGGCACCGTGGACAAGGCCGCCGAGTTCGCCGACGCCGACTTCGTCATCGAGGCCGTCTTCGAGGACATGGGCGTGAAGAAGTCGGTCTTCGCCGAGGTCGAGAAGGTCGTCTCCCCCGACTGCATCCTGGCGACGAACACCTCCTCGCTGTCGATCACGGAGATGGCCTCCGAGCTGGCGCACCCCGAGCGGGTCGTCGGCTTCCACTTCTTCAACCCGGTGGCGGTGATGCCGCTGCTCGAGATCGTCCGCGGCGAGCAGACCTCCGACACCGCGCTGGCCACCGCGTTCGCGACCGGCAAGGCGCTGAAGAAGACCACGATCCTGGTGCAGGACAGCCCGTCGTTCATCGTGAACCGCCTGCTGGGCCGGTTCATGAGCGACGTCAGCCGGATCGTCGACGAGGGCACGCCCGTGCAGGTCGTGGACGGCGCGTTCGCCGGGGTCACCCCGATGTCGCCGTTCACGCTCATCGCCCTGGTCGGGCCCGCGATCGCGCTGCACAACACCGAGACGCTGGCCGGGGCCTTCCCCGACCGCTTCTACGTCTCCCCCGCCCTCGAGCGGGTCGTGGCGGCGCGCAAGCCGGCGTACTTCGCCCCCGACGGCACCCTGGACCCCGAGGTCGAGGCGCTGCTCGAGACGCCGGCCGAGCCGGTCGTCCTCGAGGCCGCCGAGGTCCGTACCCGGGTGCTCACGGGCCTGGCCGACGAGGCCCGGATCATGCTCGACGAGGGCGTCGTCGCCGCGGCCGAGGACCTCGACCTGGCCATGATCACCGGCGCCGGCTTCTCGTTCTGGAACGGCGGCCTGACCATGCTGCTGGAGCGCGAGGGCCTGGGGAAGTTCCACTGATCCCCCGCTGACGCATCACCCGCAGGGCGCCGGACCGCGAGGTCCGGCGCCCTGCGGCGTCGGGGGGTGCTCATCGTTGGATCAGGAACTGGTGGACACGGGGCATCTCAGCGATGCCGCACGCCTACGCCCAGGTCCCTCGCCTACCCTCGACGAGGTCACGCAGCATGGGCCGATTCGGCTCGAACAGGTTCGTCGGCAGCCGGTCGAGCTGAAACCAGCCGACACCCATCGACTCCCGCCCACCGTCGAATGCCTCGCTGACTGAGAGGGGCTCGGCCACCAGGACGGTGACCACCGAGTGCACGACGTCGCCGTTGGCAAACGTGTGTGGCGGTCCGGTGTAGACGCCAAGAAGCTCCACCGGCCGGGCTCGCACGCCGGTCTCCTCGAAAGTCTCTCGGAGGGCCGCCTGCTCGATCGACTCCCCGAGCTCCATCGCCCCACCAGGCAGCCCCCACGAGTCAGAACCGTCCGCGCGGTGCTGCATCAGGAGCCGTCCTTGCGCGTCGAGGACGGCACATCCCGCGCAGGGCATGATCAGCGGCGCGTTACCCACGTACTGACGCAGGGACGCGATGTAATCCACGCGCGGACGCTAGCACTGGCTCGGCCGTAGCCTGCTCGACTCGGGATCCGCTCATCGGTCAGCCCATGGCCAGCAACCGCCGGTCGAGCAGCGAGGACATCGAGACCGCCGCAACCCGCCGCCAAACAACAGCAGCGCGTCGCCGGCCGGCTCGAGCTCGTTTGGTCGACCGTGGGGTCACTGCGGCCGCCGGGTCGGGTGGGACGACAAGCAGCCGGTCCTCCGCCCGAGTCGGCACGCCTGGCTCCACTTCGTCTGCATCGCCATGACATTGCGCCATCTGTCCCGACCGCGCCCATCGCGGCAGGTCCGTACGTTAGTAGGGCGCCGGGTCGATCTGAGCGATCGCTTGGGTGACCGTGTCGCCGTACTTGTCCGTCCCCAGTTCAGG includes the following:
- a CDS encoding NUDIX domain-containing protein — protein: MDYIASLRQYVGNAPLIMPCAGCAVLDAQGRLLMQHRADGSDSWGLPGGAMELGESIEQAALRETFEETGVRARPVELLGVYTGPPHTFANGDVVHSVVTVLVAEPLSVSEAFDGGRESMGVGWFQLDRLPTNLFEPNRPMLRDLVEGRRGTWA